In Eremothecium gossypii ATCC 10895 chromosome IV, complete sequence, the genomic stretch ACGCTTGTGCAGGATGAGGAAGATCGTCTTGTACTGCGCGTCCGTCAGGCTGGCCAGACTCAGCACATGCAACCAGTTGCTTTCGAAATTGCTCTTGAAGCGGGCTTCATTCTCCATGGCGCCGGGTGGGTTTGGAACAAAGATCTCCAGATCAGCATCTTCGCTGTCGTAGTGGTTGTCATGGTTGCACAGAGCGAGCCACTTGGCGGCCACGGACGGGGAGTCCGGCAGCCCGCCGGCAAGCTCTGCCTGCGTGTAGAACTGCACGTCGACGTAACGCTTATAATATGTGTCGACAAAGTGCAGCCACAGCGCGTTGGTCGATTGCCCGGTGCTGGCGTCGACGTCTGCGTCGTGCGTGCTCTCGAACAGCGCCTGTACCAGTTTCTTCAGCGTCTTGTTCGGGAAAAATGGCGCGCCAGGCTGCGAAGCAAAGTGTTCTGCTTCCTGCTCCAGCATGCGCATGTATGCATCAATACAGTCCAGGCCTAGCGAGCTCTCGATTGGTACGGCAATGCACTGTAGAAGTTTGTTCTTGAATGAAGTGTACAGCTTGCGGCACCAATCTGCAAATTCATGCTCCTTACCCTTCCCGGAAACAGATACCAGGTGGCCACGCTCAAAGAGCTTCACAAAGACATGTGCTAGCGACAGTGCCAGGTACCGTAGTTCCGGCTCGTGCTCCACCTCGCCCTCGGCATCGATTACTGGCTCGCCGAAAGCCTGTAGCAGCTTCACTACCACATTGTAattcttcttcttgctATCGCTGAGCACCAGCTTACACCTCTCCTTTATCTCATCGGTTGTCAGCATCCTAGCTTCGAGAGGGACCAGTCGCAGCTCCGTGGTGTCTTAGCTTGCTGGCTCATCTCATCGACATAATGGAAAATTTTCAGTGCTTGAGCTCTAAAAAGAAACGATATACAAAGGCACCGCATGCATGTAACATCGAGATGAAGCCGCCTAGCGTAAGTGGCTAGCGCCCACTACGGTGCTTCAGACGATCCTTCATCAGGGCGACTTTTGGAATTCCTAGATACATGTTTTAAAATGGTATACTGGATAGATCCACCACCATATGGTCATTTCTTATGGTCACCAGAGAAATAGTCCAATATAGTCGAGACACTCTTCCCCTTCTTCAACTGCGGACGGTGGTGCGGCTCTGCAGCTTGTATTGAATTGGGCCGGCTGTGAGAGCTCGTATGCGATTTGTGGTGCAGAATCGACGAAGAGATCGATCTCAGATACAAGGGCTTGCTTTTTGTATGGTGTCCAGTGGTCACCTTTGTAGAAGACGAATGTATATGATGGGCCGGGCGCCTCAGGTCGGACGTTTTTAACACATCTTGGACGTTGAAGTACGCAGGAGGAAGCTCGCTGCCGCTTAATTCGGACCAGACGAGCTTCTTGTAGGACGGCACCTTGCTCATCGAGTTCAGTTCCCAGGCGCTCGAGGGCACGGCACCGACATCCTCGCTTGAGGTGACGGCGGATATGTGATGCACGCGAGGAGAGCTAGCCATGTCCGGAGAAGCCATGCCATTCTGGACCCGCTGGACACCCGGGTCGTGATCGCTGCCTAGCGCGGCGAGTGGCTTGGGTGCCTCATGCAACTGGGCAGTCACCGAACCGCAACCAGGCGAGCAGCACCCACTTACCTGTTGCATTTGGAGTTGTTCTAGCCCCTCTTGTAGGTCCTCCATATTAAGTGACTGCGACGGTGCTGCCACAACGCTCGGTGTCAGCGCCGGGGATATTACAGGCGTGTCCCTGATTGGGATTCCGCTCCAGAGACGGTCGTAGATGTGGCTAGCATAGTCGGGTGGCGGTTGAGAGACGGGATCCAGATCGTCTTCGGATGCTTTGACATTAGCAAAGAGCGTGTCTTCTTCATCGTTTTCCGATGCAGTGTTGATCGAGGGTTTAACACTTGACTTCACTCCAACGGTCACGTAGGGGGAAATGAAGAGCTGAATGGGCAATGTCGCCCGCAGTTCGGAGATATGCGACTCCGGATTCACTAGCGAGATCACCAGCTTCACCTTGTGCCGCACCTTGATATTGTTTAGGATAGTGCAATCTTGGCAACACTTAGAAAGAGAGGGAGGAACAGCTATTGTCATGGATAAATCCCAGCGGTCCTCGGCATGTGAATCCGGTTCCCCGGAAAGATGTCCGAGGGGGTCGCTCAATTTGATTTTGGAGACTGTCCTTTCCTCTGCTTTGCTACCGCCGTAGGGCGTAGCGAACGTCAGATTCTCCACAATGCTCGCTTTAACTGTCCCTAATTTCAGACCCTTCACGTAGGGGACAAGGATCATATCTAGTGGGACATTGGTGCCGATCGCCACTGCTCTCGATGGAATTGAAAGGGAATAGTCAAGCTTACCTGGCCATGTGTTGGCGACAGCCACTGTCTCCGATAGCTCAACTGAGGTTGGAGTCATTGTGCGGACCACCCTGATATGTTTCCGGCAGATATAGTCATTATTCAGCTTTCCCCGCTCCAACCGTGCAATTAGCTTGTAGGTTATCGAAGCCTCCGGCAAGCCCTCGACACTCTCTGTTAGAGTTGGCGGCAGAACCGCACTGAACGGAAATTCGTAGTTGCCCTCCGCCAGCACCCGCGTGCTCCGACTGGTGGTATGTATGTTCATCAGAGATCTGGATGCAGTAAGCTTGCCCCTTTGTTTCGGCAGGCTCGGCGACGACCGGCTTCTGTCCGCCATACCGGGGAACTCCTGATTCGCCTGCGGGCTGTTTACGTCGATATTGTCCCAGATGTGCTCATACACGTTCCGATCGTACCCCACTGGCTTCATGACCGTCCCCTTCGGGGTGTCGTGGGCCACCTCGAAGTCCATGCGGAGGGTGCCATAAAGGCCCAGCCTCAGCTGCTTCACATGCAGCGGCTCTAGAATGGACAGCACGATCGTACCTGACAGGAGAATAGATGACGCCTCGTCCGCGGATCCTTTCAGGACGAGCACCCCATCCTGACAGCTGTTCAGACGTATGTCAAACAACGACAGGGGCCTGCTCCCAGCCTTGGTCATAACTGCAGTGTGTAAAATGCTTCTGTGGACCTCTACGTCTGGCTTCTTGCCTGTGCTCCTGTAAGTGCAATCCGACGGTATCGGCGACGACAGAGACCTGCTGTATTTCACCTAGACTTTATTCGCCTTCCGCAACTGTAATATACCAGCCCAGCCGGATTAGATCATTCTCGGAGCAACGTACTGTTGTTCCATATATGAATCCAGCGCCGTGAAAACTAGCTGGCGTTTTCCGACTACGATGGACCTTACATAAGAAGCCCCATCCTTGCTGCCACTTGTGGTCGCCCATTGCCGCCGTATGTAGTAGTGCTTGCAGGCACTGAAAAGGCCGTTCCCCGAGCAGCGAGACGTGGGGGTTCAGGCGCTGCCTTGGCTTTAGCTCCTTACTTCCCATCCCCGCGGGCCAACTTTATCCCTTCGATGAAAGTTACGTGGAACTAAGAGCTATGGAGAATCCCACTACGGAGCCACGTGCAACTAAGGGCTACATACTCTACTTCGCTAGTCTTTTCATCCGCAACTGGTGAGACCGACGTAGTTGAGATCCGTTTGAATGTACTAGGTTCTCGAGAAAAAACGTCTTCTTGTTCCCATGTATGGCTTCGAAGTCGGCAATCAGTCCAACACGCAAGAGTAGCCGATAAGGTTGAGCGAATATGCTAAGCTCGAGTAGGACGGTCATACAGAAGTGGGCAAGTCATGGCTGCATACGTCAGGCGTCTGCAAGGCATTTTGCACTTTCGGGAGAGGACAAGGCGTTGCTGAAGCAGCTAAGCGACACACTTGGCAAGATAAAGATCACAAGCTCGGAGGCGGAGGCGGCATCAGACTTCAATTCGACGAGATCGTTGCCGGTCACGATTTTTCCCAGGCAGCAAATAGCGCGGGAAGTAGAACAGGACAGTAAGATCGGCAGATGGAGGAAACCAGCGGTAAAATTGTGGAGGTTAGGCACTGCGATGCTACGTAACTACCGTATCGGGTTTTCCAACACTTATCGGGTATTTTGGGACACACGGCGCCTGCCAGAAAAGCTGGACACCGACCTATTCCGCGCAATCGAATACATGGAGAtggcggcgcgggcggcgcaCACTCCTGTTTCACTTCCGCAGCTGGGATATGAGCGACGGCAGGTTCAGGagtggcggcggcgggaACAGTTCTGGAAGCTGCCATTGTTCGGGGTGCTGGTGCTGGTGTTTGAGGAGCTGGTCGTCGGACTGGTCTACCTGTGGCCCGGTTTGTGTCCGTGGAACTGCCTACTTCCGAACGCATACCAGCGTGTGTCAGACAGGCGGACAGAACGGTTGGCCGTGCCGGTGGAGCCCACTCGGGCCCAACAGTATTGCTCTGTATATGGTATCCCGCGGGATGCCCTCCTGCAGTACCTGAGAACGTTTGGCCTGATATCCCATTTTCAGCAACTGGTGTACCGCCTCTCTGGAAATGTATACATTCCAGCCGAGAGGCTGCAGCGTTGGCAACAGTACCTTTTTGTGGATAACTGGATGATACTTCGCTCATTGCTGGAAACTGAGAAGACACTGGCAATAAGTGACCGGGAGCTGGTCAATATCATCTTTGAGCGGCAGTTGTTCGAAAAAGGCGAAAATCTGAACTCACTTGTTCATGATGATAGCGGTCGCATGCTACTTCTGCAGAGACTCCTTACATACTTGAGCTGGCAATTCAGCGGTACAGTCACTGTTGGCGGTGATAAACTGTACAGCGAGAAATGGGGCGCTAATAATATTAGCGTGATGAATTTTCCAGGACCAGCTGAGATCCGTTCCGTTGCTGCGGTGGTTGAGCAGCAACTGACGCAAGCATTAAGCCTACAAACTAAAATTGAGAGTAAATAATATACATACTATCGTACTGTGTATTCTATATCTATGCTTGACCATAAGGTGTCACATCTTTACTGCATATATCGTCGCTCGATGCAATACTTGGATTGGAACTCGGCCCAGACCTGAAAGTTTCATAATACATTATTATAAAAATAGATAGTTCATTTTCAGTTGACTCGGTTCATACTTTATAAGTTTCGATATGAGCGTTTTCCTCCGAAACGATTGTATGCGAATGCCCCGCTGCTCGAATGACCTTTTTCCTTTCATCCATAGTACACTGATTGACACCCTGATACCACTCATCACTGAGTATATCTTTCATTCTGGCACGTTTTGTCGGGTCAACCTGCAATATCTGGGACATGATGGGTCTTGAGGCATGTGGCAATAGGCGGAGTAAGATATACGGGCCGCGTATGACTTTTTTCTGTTTCTTTATCGGAGCATCTGTATTAGCAATCTGGGTCGAGCTCCCCGACCTGAGCGGAGTTTCTCCTGTCCGTGTAGCATCTGTCTTTCCTGTATCCTGTACTTGGTTTTGCTGAGTGCGCTGTGCCTCATGCGGCGGAGGAACTGCTCCGGGTTGGGGAACGTCAAGGTGAGAGCTGTGCCCACCATCTGAATGCTCCGCTCGTTGATTATTGTCCATAGCGCGACCATGTTTGTCTGCAGCCGGTTGCTCTATAGAAGAATCAGTGCCCTCAGCTTGTGCCCCTTCTTGGCCAGCAGGTAACGTGATATGTATATCGCGTACTGGCTGCGGCTGAGCGTATACAGTCTCATTGATGATGGCAGGGGCTTTTGGCGGAGGAACATTCATTTCCATGTGGGCTGTGCTTGAAGAGTGTTCGGAATGCTCAGAATTAGCCGAATTTGGCACATGGCTCTCTACAAGCACATGTGTCTTCTCATGAGTATCCTTACTGGGAGACGCGACCTGCAGGCGTAACTCCGGTGGTGGGTCTTGGCTGGCACTAGGTGACTTCGCAGCCAATGGCTCTTCTGTTTTTCCAGATAGCTGGTCTGTAGGAGAGTTCTTGGTAGGCTCACACGGTGGAGTAGGTAGCTTGCTGACCAACTCTGCCTTGTGCTTCTCGCGCTCACGTTCTTCGCGTCGTTTCTGCATCAAAGCCTCATGCTCCTTGGCGCTCTTCACATAATCATGTTCTTGATCATCAGGCATGCAATAAACCTTGAAGTTGTTGTCAGTAAGGCGAGGCTCCTTCCATGGGAACCGCTTCAAAATCATGCAGCAATATATGATTCCGATGGACCAGATGTCTACTAGTGGCGCGCTGTACGATTTGGTTGAGGTCAGCACTTCTGGTGCCAAATAAGGATCGCTTCCCACCACACCATGGGCCATCTTTTCATCGGCCTCGTAGGTATACTTGAATACAAATGCAGAACCAAAATCAATTAGCTTCAATATCCCATCACGTGTCATTACGCAGTTATCGAGCTTCAAATCGCGATGAGCATAGCCCTTTGAGTGCAAATAATTCACCCCTTCTACTAATTGCTTGAAGCAGCAGTTAATTTCGCCTCGCGACATCTGTCCCGACATAACCACAGCGAAGAAATCGACCGGACAGTACTCCATCACCTCGTAGTACTGGTTCTGTTTGCTATTTGAGAACACATCCAAGGTCTCAATGACGTTTGGGTGGTGCAACATTGAACCTATCATGTATTCAGATGTGCACTTTCGAGCATAGTCCTTGACGGATTCTCCGGGCCTACGCGGTCGGAACTGTTTCACCGCAAATGTCCGCCCGTCCGATGGCCGCACGAGCACCTTGACCGAACCGCCGGCTCCCGACCCTAGCACCTTCCCAAGCTTACCATACTTCTGAGCGAGGATGGAGTCATCGTGGTAAATGCTGGTCTTGTTTGCTAGCGAGAGAGTCGAGTCCGAGCTCGGGGGAATGGCATTTTGCAGGTGCGACTGATGGTGCTCAGCCGATCGTGTCTGGTGTACTTGGGACGAGGCCGTCGTCTTCTTGCGCATTGTCGCACGGAAGAACCGCGTCAACTCGTTGAACGACCGGTTGTGATGGTGATGAACCGGCGAGCCGGCACCACCGCCGTGCCCATGCGACTCCTCACGGTTGATCGAGTGGAGAGGCGAAAGGCCCTTCAGGCTCTCAGACGACTTCTTCTTATTGAAGCTCAATCCTAGTAAGCTCGGCATCCTGCGTACTCCTCAGTCTCGGAGTCTTGCTGGCCCGCTTGCAGCTGACAGCCCAATTTGCGCCTTTTTGTTCAAACTTCCTGCTGTGCTCTTGCGTGCACGTATTTAGAGTAGCCAATCCAGCGGTTACCTTATGCTGGGGAAGTTCTCGCTCGTCCGCCACCGATCCTCTTGCAACGGCCAACCTATACACTATATACGCGGATAGAACCCCTGGCCAAGGGGTCTTATATGTGCTAATGGTCCTGGGTCTACCGCGGGTTTTCCGGCGCTTTGTGCTCGTCACGTGCTTTTATGTAGCGTAGCAAGCACGTGATCTTATAGGTACAGTAATACAACCCCTAGCACGGGGAGCTCGTCGGGGAGTTGATCACTACTAAGTCAGATATCCACATTGCATTCGACCCCACCTATACGCCGCGCTATGTGCCCGAGCTAGTCCATCCGTGCGGGACTACGGTTAATTGCAGCCTTACGTACGACATCAAGGATTTTCTCATGAAGATGGTACAGTGCGCGTCGGTCGCAGCACCAGGTAGACTTCAACGCCCCTCGAGCGCCCGATTGCTGAATAAGCTACATGTTCCTGGCGGGTCTACTTGATGGTCCTACCCACCTATCGCTTCTCGCGCAGACGTGGGCAACTGGAGACCGTAGGAGCTCCTCAGGGGTTACTTGCCGTACGCAGGAACACATCAATACATGTCGTTCAGGCGCAGCCGAATGTGGTAGCAGCAGATCACAGCACTTATGGCAGCATACAGGCCATAGGCTTCTACTGCCCAGCGTGACCGTGGCCAGCTGGACCATCTAAGGCAGTGGGATAGCAACTGATACTACATGTGACCTAGGATACTGTGTGCGGCATCGTCTTCGTTACCGCGCTTTGCTCTGCTTCACACGGACGTATGGCGTACCAGACCGACTTGCATTTGGCCATACATTGCAAGTTTGCGACGGCGTCACCGCAGAAAATGCGTGCTGGCGCGGCCCTCGAGCAATACCGGCACGTGACTTGGGTTGGTGGACGTACACGAAGCCCAACTCTTCGGAAAAGCATACAACAACACTTGGCGCTTGCCCGCGCAGCACCATCCATAAAGAAACATGAATACCAATATCGGTCCGTATTTGGACGTATGAAATCAGCGCAGGGAAGACAGTGGGTAGATCTACACAAAACAGCGCTTCCAGTTGGCTCACCGTGGGGTAAGTTGCCTGTGAGTGTCGGTGGCGCAGTGCTGCCGCCGAACACGGCCGTGGAAGACACATTCCTCAGTGGGATGCTATGGCCTGCATCCCGCATATACTGTCCTTTCCAGCAGACAGCATCGACATATACTAGCGCGCTCGCGGGCATGGCGTCGTTGACACGTGGCGGCGCCTATTTAACCCAAAATGGAATTTAGGCACTACATACTGGTCACGTGAGATACACGTGATAGACGTCCGCACGTGACGACGCCGCGGGCCGCGGGCCGCTCTTTATGGCAACCCATTTGTTTTTGTCATATTGAAACTCGTAGCCAACACAAGGTAACGAGGTAGCAGAGGATAGCAGAGAGTGTGCCCAGAACTAGCGTGAAGACGTGGCGTGAGATGAGCCAGCATCATATACTACCTCAGCATCAGCGGGCAGACCTTAATAGGTCGATTTGCGATTACGTACAGCGGTGTGGGGCGGAGGAATCGTTGGTGGTGGGTTTGCGCCAGCTGTTCGGGTTGAGTGCGGAGGAGTGCGACGCCACGCGCAACGGCCGCGATCCAGACTTGCTCCTGAAAAAGTGGAACTCTATTATCCGGTTGCACCGCAAGATCCTTGATCTGGAGCAGAAATGCCAGCAGCTCACCGAGGAGTTGGAGGCGGTACCAACTGAAGCTTACGGGAAGGCCGGCCGCGGGGTGAGCCACGTGCTGTGGACGCCGCGGTCGAATCCAACCTTCCAATTAGATGTAGGCGCATCGGTTACGGATATCAAGCTTCACCCTTCGTTGCCGATCGCATTTTTAGCGACGGACCAGGGCAAGGTGGTGGCGTACGATCTCTTCAATCGGTCAATGCCTTTGCACTCGACGCAGGCACACATGAAAGGTGTCACATCGCTTGCTGTCATGGAAGCGGAGAACGGAAGCCTTTTGATATCCACTACCTCTAAAGACTTACAGTGCAAGATCTGGTCCTTCACTGACAATGCAGCCTTCCAGTTACTTCGCACATTGTCTTCGCACGAACATATCGTCTCTCAGTCATGTTTTCTGCGTTCTGGAAGCGATTTACTTTTAGCAACATGCTCACGAGATCTCACTGTTAAAGTATGGGACACGAAGAGCGGTTGGTGCATCAAATCATTCCAACCTCACAACCAGTGGGTCCGAACTTTGGAATTGCACGGCGACTACGTAATAACGGGCTCCAATGATGCCACTATCCGTTTGTCCCATTGGCCCAGTGGCAACGGCCTTTCCATGGCCGTCATGCATGAATTCCCTATCGAGCGTGTATTGATCATCCCCATGCGTGCGAATACAGCACAGAAGACGGAAGCGGATGACGATCAAGTCGAGCTCGAATACAGAAAGTACGATCCCGACTATAGCCCACTAGGCTTCAAATATTGCATATCGTGCTCCAGGGATAACCTTATAGTTCTTTGGAAGATCCCCCTTCCCAAATTTATTCCACATAGGCCGCCACAGCCTAACCTTCTTCAGACGAACTTTGAGAAAGTACATGTTTTCAAAGGTCATACATCATGGGTCCGGGACATAAAAGTGAGGGGCCGGCACTTATTTTCATGTAGTGATGATAGATCAATTCGATGTTGGGATCTCGTCACAGGACAATGTTTAAAGGTTTGGCCTGAGGCAAGCCATGGTTTCATTAACTGTCTATCGGTCGACAGTGATGTTTCAAATGACAAGTTGTTACGAGAGTTATTCTTATCGGGTAGTATAGACGGGAAGTGTAATGTATTCATGAGGTAGTACCAACCAGGTTGTTGTGTAGTAATTATACCAATACTATATATATGTGCATACATACATACATTGATATATGTACCTGCATATACGTATACATACATTCATTGATGCTCCTGGTTATGTGTGGGTCAGGCATAGATGACACTAACCCAGCAAGTATCAGGGCACGCCCAAGGACATAGTGCGTAAAGGTCCGAATTTATGAGAAGTACAAAGTCAGATTTATAAAATATTTTAATTTTTACAAGCATCATAGTTGAGCTTAGTGAGACTCTTCGAACCCGAGATAGTTAAATACAAAGGGTTCAAATGAAGTACCTTCACCCTTGAAAAATTTGGACATAGATTCGACCCAATGTAGACGCAAGGAGTGCAACATAGCAGAAGTACCTTCCATCACCACTAGAATAACGCATGTTAGAACAAACCACATTGCAAAGAGTACAACTGTCATAATGACGCCGACAGTTCCATTCATTCCA encodes the following:
- the PAC1 gene encoding Pac1p (Syntenic homolog of Saccharomyces cerevisiae YOR269W (PAC1)) — translated: MSQHHILPQHQRADLNRSICDYVQRCGAEESLVVGLRQLFGLSAEECDATRNGRDPDLLLKKWNSIIRLHRKILDLEQKCQQLTEELEAVPTEAYGKAGRGVSHVLWTPRSNPTFQLDVGASVTDIKLHPSLPIAFLATDQGKVVAYDLFNRSMPLHSTQAHMKGVTSLAVMEAENGSLLISTTSKDLQCKIWSFTDNAAFQLLRTLSSHEHIVSQSCFLRSGSDLLLATCSRDLTVKVWDTKSGWCIKSFQPHNQWVRTLELHGDYVITGSNDATIRLSHWPSGNGLSMAVMHEFPIERVLIIPMRANTAQKTEADDDQVELEYRKYDPDYSPLGFKYCISCSRDNLIVLWKIPLPKFIPHRPPQPNLLQTNFEKVHVFKGHTSWVRDIKVRGRHLFSCSDDRSIRCWDLVTGQCLKVWPEASHGFINCLSVDSDVSNDKLLRELFLSGSIDGKCNVFMR
- the NOC4 gene encoding ribosome biosynthesis protein NOC4 (Non-syntenic homolog of Saccharomyces cerevisiae YPR144C (NOC4)); protein product: MLTTDEIKERCKLVLSDSKKKNYNVVVKLLQAFGEPVIDAEGEVEHEPELRYLALSLAHVFVKLFERGHLVSVSGKGKEHEFADWCRKLYTSFKNKLLQCIAVPIESSLGLDCIDAYMRMLEQEAEHFASQPGAPFFPNKTLKKLVQALFESTHDADVDASTGQSTNALWLHFVDTYYKRYVDVQFYTQAELAGGLPDSPSVAAKWLALCNHDNHYDSEDADLEIFVPNPPGAMENEARFKSNFESNWLHVLSLASLTDAQYKTIFLILHKRITPHFQQPTRLMDFLTDSYDNGHGVIPLLALNGLFDLMRRHNLEYPNFYTKLYQLVTPDMMHTKYRSRFMRLIDLFLSSTHLPANLVASFIKRLARLSLDAPPAAIVSVIPFVYNLIKRHPSCMIMLHDPAFIADPFATQEQRERLDSAKRDYVDPFDSTEQNPEATRAIDSSLWELETLMSHYHPNVSTLAKIFSQPFQKLSYNMEDFLDWSYDSLLAAESTRKMKVLPSLEFDRFDTLFGGYIENIEW
- a CDS encoding arrestin family protein (Non-syntenic homolog of Saccharomyces cerevisiae YOR018W (ROD1) and Syntenic homolog of Saccharomyces cerevisiae YFR022W (ROG3)), giving the protein MTKAGSRPLSLFDIRLNSCQDGVLVLKGSADEASSILLSGTIVLSILEPLHVKQLRLGLYGTLRMDFEVAHDTPKGTVMKPVGYDRNVYEHIWDNIDVNSPQANQEFPGMADRSRSSPSLPKQRGKLTASRSLMNIHTTSRSTRVLAEGNYEFPFSAVLPPTLTESVEGLPEASITYKLIARLERGKLNNDYICRKHIRVVRTMTPTSVELSETVAVANTWPGKLDYSLSIPSRAVAIGTNVPLDMILVPYVKGLKLGTVKASIVENLTFATPYGGSKAEERTVSKIKLSDPLGHLSGEPDSHAEDRWDLSMTIAVPPSLSKCCQDCTILNNIKVRHKVKLVISLVNPESHISELRATLPIQLFISPYVTVGVKSSVKPSINTASENDEEDTLFANVKASEDDLDPVSQPPPDYASHIYDRLWSGIPIRDTPVISPALTPSVVAAPSQSLNMEDLQEGLEQLQMQQVSGCCSPGCGSVTAQLHEAPKPLAALGSDHDPGVQRVQNGMASPDMASSPRVHHISAVTSSEDVGAVPSSAWELNSMSKVPSYKKLVWSELSGSELPPAYFNVQDVLKTSDLRRPAHHIHSSSTKVTTGHHTKSKPLYLRSISSSILHHKSHTSSHSRPNSIQAAEPHHRPQLKKGKSVSTILDYFSGDHKK
- the HRK1 gene encoding putative serine/threonine protein kinase HRK1 (Syntenic homolog of Saccharomyces cerevisiae YOR267C (HRK1)); translation: MPSLLGLSFNKKKSSESLKGLSPLHSINREESHGHGGGAGSPVHHHHNRSFNELTRFFRATMRKKTTASSQVHQTRSAEHHQSHLQNAIPPSSDSTLSLANKTSIYHDDSILAQKYGKLGKVLGSGAGGSVKVLVRPSDGRTFAVKQFRPRRPGESVKDYARKCTSEYMIGSMLHHPNVIETLDVFSNSKQNQYYEVMEYCPVDFFAVVMSGQMSRGEINCCFKQLVEGVNYLHSKGYAHRDLKLDNCVMTRDGILKLIDFGSAFVFKYTYEADEKMAHGVVGSDPYLAPEVLTSTKSYSAPLVDIWSIGIIYCCMILKRFPWKEPRLTDNNFKVYCMPDDQEHDYVKSAKEHEALMQKRREEREREKHKAELVSKLPTPPCEPTKNSPTDQLSGKTEEPLAAKSPSASQDPPPELRLQVASPSKDTHEKTHVLVESHVPNSANSEHSEHSSSTAHMEMNVPPPKAPAIINETVYAQPQPVRDIHITLPAGQEGAQAEGTDSSIEQPAADKHGRAMDNNQRAEHSDGGHSSHLDVPQPGAVPPPHEAQRTQQNQVQDTGKTDATRTGETPLRSGSSTQIANTDAPIKKQKKVIRGPYILLRLLPHASRPIMSQILQVDPTKRARMKDILSDEWYQGVNQCTMDERKKVIRAAGHSHTIVSEENAHIETYKV
- the PNT1 gene encoding Pnt1p (Syntenic homolog of Saccharomyces cerevisiae YOR266W (PNT1)), with product MLSSSRTVIQKWASHGCIRQASARHFALSGEDKALLKQLSDTLGKIKITSSEAEAASDFNSTRSLPVTIFPRQQIAREVEQDSKIGRWRKPAVKLWRLGTAMLRNYRIGFSNTYRVFWDTRRLPEKLDTDLFRAIEYMEMAARAAHTPVSLPQLGYERRQVQEWRRREQFWKLPLFGVLVLVFEELVVGLVYLWPGLCPWNCLLPNAYQRVSDRRTERLAVPVEPTRAQQYCSVYGIPRDALLQYLRTFGLISHFQQLVYRLSGNVYIPAERLQRWQQYLFVDNWMILRSLLETEKTLAISDRELVNIIFERQLFEKGENLNSLVHDDSGRMLLLQRLLTYLSWQFSGTVTVGGDKLYSEKWGANNISVMNFPGPAEIRSVAAVVEQQLTQALSLQTKIESK